A region from the Aegilops tauschii subsp. strangulata cultivar AL8/78 chromosome 5, Aet v6.0, whole genome shotgun sequence genome encodes:
- the LOC109755889 gene encoding pathogenesis-related protein PRB1-3-like translates to MTWWCMPREPSTSGGSYAGGGANKQLDDDGEPVDGLSPKAIENILKEHNAFRAKEHVPPLTWNATVAQYAQHYANERKGDCALKHSTGPYGENLMYGEGRTWTWRHTVDEWSEEKQNYHYGTNSCDAGKQCGHYTAVVWKHTTAVGCGRVTCTSGDTLMVCSYYPPGNYDGEKPF, encoded by the exons ATGACATGGTGGTGCATGCCAAGGGAG CCGAGTACCAGCGGCGGATCGTACGCTGGCGGGGGCGCCAACAAGCAGCTGGACGACGACGGGGAGCCGGTCGACGGGCTGAGCCCCAAGGCCATCGAGAACATCCTCAAGGAGCACAACGCATTCCGCGCCAAGGAGCATGTGCCCCCTCTCAC GTGGAACGCGACGGTGGCCCAGTACGCGCAGCACTACGCGAACGAGCGCAAGGGGGACTGCGCGCTGAAGCACTCGACGGGGCCGTACGGGGAGAACCTCATGTACGGCGAGGGCAGGACGTGGACGTGGCGCCACACCGTCGACGAGTGGAGCGAGGAGAAGCAGAACTACCACTACGGCACCAACAGCTGCGACGCCGGCAAGCAGTGCGGCCACTACACCGCCGTGGTGTGGAAGCACACCACCGCCGTCGGCTGCGGCCGCGTCACCTGCACCAGCGGCGACACCCTCATGGTCTGCAGCTACTACCCGCCAGGGAACTACGACGGGGAGAAGCCATTCTAA